A single genomic interval of Aegicerativicinus sediminis harbors:
- a CDS encoding SusD/RagB family nutrient-binding outer membrane lipoprotein produces the protein MKYIQLKISLIFIALAFLGCSDEYFDVNTPSGTATEEQLEMGDLLAPVIHSFMEGTYSAEQAFGNYTQYFVSQGGGAVGRTEAAGLWAEIYLKVLPNVKVIKEKAAANGATHYDAVGNILTAAAIGLATDTWDDIPYSEASEGPENNFPSFDRQEEIYQSIFALLDSAITSLSQPDPSPFSLSKGDLIYGGNSDKWLRAAYTLKARYQLHLVNKGSVSASEVVTTIQNGFISNSDDFQMSYDDKNINPWYSLEILARNTGNFHHDIASQLVSSMNGDYFPFSDTNLEIDPRLPVFATNEGDDEWKGFVSGGNGESPDGSDANTLFVADGYYTRIDAPLVLITYAEAKFIEAEARFLANGGTTSSTGSTSEAYNAYLEGINASMDKYGVDGSEYINDGSISVGADNLRLEHIMKEKYIHNFLNPETFSDFRRYDFSDDVFRGLTIRLDNDDVEEEFAGQWFRRAEYPTTEQNRNSNVVTPLFESAITPVWWDQ, from the coding sequence ATGAAATATATACAACTAAAAATATCATTGATTTTCATCGCCCTCGCCTTTTTGGGTTGTAGCGATGAGTATTTTGACGTGAACACGCCTTCAGGTACCGCTACGGAAGAACAATTAGAAATGGGAGACCTATTGGCACCTGTTATTCATAGTTTTATGGAGGGAACGTATTCCGCAGAACAAGCCTTTGGAAATTACACCCAATATTTTGTAAGCCAAGGAGGTGGTGCGGTAGGTAGGACAGAAGCAGCTGGTCTTTGGGCCGAAATTTATTTGAAAGTATTACCCAACGTTAAGGTAATCAAAGAAAAAGCTGCAGCAAACGGGGCGACACATTATGATGCTGTAGGAAATATATTAACTGCAGCAGCTATAGGACTGGCCACAGATACATGGGATGATATCCCATACAGTGAAGCGAGTGAAGGACCTGAGAACAATTTCCCAAGTTTTGACAGACAAGAGGAAATTTACCAATCTATTTTTGCCTTGTTGGACAGTGCGATAACCTCCCTATCCCAACCCGATCCTTCACCTTTCAGTTTAAGCAAAGGGGATTTAATCTACGGAGGTAATTCTGATAAATGGTTAAGAGCTGCCTATACTTTAAAAGCACGATATCAATTACACCTCGTAAATAAAGGTTCTGTGTCGGCAAGCGAAGTTGTCACCACTATTCAAAATGGATTTATTTCGAACTCCGATGATTTCCAAATGTCTTATGACGACAAAAATATTAACCCATGGTATTCCTTAGAAATATTAGCCCGAAATACAGGAAACTTCCATCATGACATTGCTAGTCAATTGGTAAGTAGTATGAATGGTGATTACTTTCCTTTTTCAGATACTAATTTAGAAATCGACCCTCGTTTACCTGTTTTTGCAACTAATGAAGGAGATGATGAATGGAAAGGATTTGTAAGTGGAGGAAATGGGGAATCACCAGATGGTTCAGATGCCAATACGTTGTTTGTGGCTGATGGTTATTATACCCGGATTGATGCACCGCTAGTATTGATAACTTATGCAGAAGCCAAATTTATTGAGGCGGAGGCACGTTTCTTAGCAAATGGGGGCACCACATCTAGCACTGGCTCAACCTCAGAAGCATATAACGCTTATTTAGAAGGTATTAATGCAAGCATGGACAAATATGGTGTTGATGGGTCTGAATATATAAATGATGGTTCTATATCAGTTGGTGCCGACAATTTGAGATTAGAACATATTATGAAGGAAAAATACATCCACAATTTCTTAAATCCAGAAACATTTTCAGATTTTCGAAGGTATGATTTTTCAGATGACGTATTCAGAGGTTTAACCATTCGCCTAGACAATGATGATGTTGAAGAGGAATTTGCCGGACAGTGGTTCAGAAGAGCTGAATACCCTACAACCGAGCAAAATAGAAATAGTAATGTGGTAACTCCACTTTTTGAATCTGCTATTACACCAGTTTGGTGGGATCAATAA
- a CDS encoding aminotransferase class I/II-fold pyridoxal phosphate-dependent enzyme → MKIEAFPGRTISFENKSYLYFGGTSYLGISTNKKFQERFAHNLGRWGTFYGSSRKANIQLSVYQDFENFMAKKIGSENALVTSAGVMAAKMVLGFLSRRDLKFFHYPGSHPAIIAPNSTSLFIENKLNSVLTDNIKETIVICLDAVLGSHVKKTDLSFLEMISKAKSVILVVDESHSIGILGKSGNGIFSTIDHPIIKEKIMVSSLGKALGIGAGLIAGSGKLVSEIGLTPDFVTSSGPAPAILQTFLDSQELYENQRELLESHLSYIDAAFVNTGGFSFNKRYPVIYSKNPNIYQHCLSNGLVITQFGYPDKANLISRIVITADHRREDIETLVTVLNNFE, encoded by the coding sequence ATGAAAATTGAAGCATTTCCTGGGAGAACAATAAGTTTCGAAAACAAATCTTATCTATATTTCGGTGGAACTTCATATTTAGGGATTTCCACAAACAAGAAATTTCAGGAACGTTTTGCACATAATTTAGGTCGTTGGGGAACTTTTTATGGTAGTTCTCGAAAGGCCAATATTCAATTAAGCGTATACCAAGATTTTGAGAATTTCATGGCCAAAAAGATCGGCTCTGAAAATGCTTTGGTTACATCTGCAGGTGTTATGGCTGCAAAGATGGTTTTGGGCTTTCTTTCAAGGAGAGACCTTAAATTTTTTCATTACCCTGGGAGTCATCCAGCAATTATTGCTCCTAATAGCACCTCACTTTTTATTGAAAATAAACTAAATTCTGTGCTCACTGATAATATTAAGGAAACTATTGTCATTTGTTTAGATGCTGTTTTAGGTTCACATGTAAAAAAAACTGATTTAAGTTTTCTTGAAATGATTTCTAAAGCGAAATCTGTAATTTTAGTTGTTGACGAGTCCCATAGTATTGGAATTTTAGGGAAGTCCGGAAATGGTATTTTTTCAACCATAGATCATCCCATTATAAAAGAAAAAATTATGGTTTCCTCCTTGGGTAAAGCTTTAGGTATTGGTGCAGGATTAATTGCAGGTTCAGGAAAATTGGTTTCTGAAATAGGATTAACCCCAGATTTTGTAACTTCTTCTGGTCCTGCCCCGGCAATACTGCAAACATTTCTAGATAGCCAAGAACTTTACGAAAATCAAAGAGAATTACTTGAAAGTCATTTAAGTTATATTGATGCTGCCTTTGTGAACACTGGAGGTTTTTCGTTCAACAAGAGGTACCCCGTCATCTATTCTAAAAACCCAAACATTTATCAACATTGTTTGTCGAATGGATTGGTGATTACTCAATTTGGGTATCCAGATAAAGCCAATTTAATTAGCAGGATTGTTATTACTGCTGATCATAGGAGAGAAGACATCGAAACATTGGTGACGGTTTTAAACAATTTTGAATAA
- a CDS encoding dipeptide epimerase → MELQIKKFNLQLKHTFTISRESHDFQPSLIVVLSMGGHTGYGETTANPYYKTTLESLEASINKARPFIEGLQEFINPELFWKEIKVLVEDDMFALCALDLAYWDLFTQHKGLKLYEYWKLDPSQNPMTNYTIGIDTVEKMVQKITEFKWPIYKIKLGTDKDLDIVRELRKHTNARFRVDANCGWTVNQTIENSEVLKALGVEFIEQPLPANNWKGHREVFLNSELPIIADESCLVEGDVDKCHEHFHGINVKLVKCGGLTAAYNMLNKARAFGMKTMVGCMTESTVGISAIAHLLPLLNYVDMDGPLLLAKDIADGVTFEEGVIHYSDRPGIGAVLYSE, encoded by the coding sequence ATGGAACTTCAAATAAAAAAATTCAATCTTCAGTTGAAACATACGTTTACCATCTCTAGAGAATCACATGATTTTCAGCCTTCTCTTATTGTGGTTTTAAGTATGGGTGGTCATACTGGTTATGGTGAAACAACAGCTAATCCTTATTATAAAACCACTTTGGAAAGCTTAGAAGCTTCAATTAATAAAGCGAGGCCCTTTATAGAAGGCCTGCAGGAATTTATTAATCCAGAATTGTTTTGGAAAGAAATTAAAGTCTTAGTGGAAGATGATATGTTTGCTTTGTGTGCTTTGGATTTAGCCTATTGGGATTTATTTACCCAACACAAAGGGCTTAAATTATATGAATATTGGAAGTTAGACCCTTCCCAAAATCCAATGACCAATTACACTATAGGTATTGATACTGTAGAAAAAATGGTACAAAAAATAACCGAATTCAAATGGCCAATCTATAAGATAAAATTGGGTACGGATAAGGATTTAGACATTGTAAGGGAATTGCGTAAACATACAAATGCTAGGTTTAGGGTAGATGCGAATTGCGGTTGGACGGTAAACCAAACGATTGAGAATTCCGAAGTATTGAAAGCATTAGGAGTGGAATTTATTGAACAACCTTTACCAGCAAATAATTGGAAGGGCCATCGAGAAGTTTTTTTAAATTCAGAATTACCCATTATTGCAGATGAGAGTTGTTTGGTGGAAGGTGATGTGGATAAATGTCATGAGCATTTTCATGGCATAAATGTGAAGCTTGTGAAATGCGGTGGACTCACCGCAGCCTATAACATGCTTAACAAGGCTAGGGCCTTTGGGATGAAGACTATGGTTGGTTGCATGACCGAATCAACAGTTGGTATATCAGCAATTGCTCATCTATTACCACTTTTAAATTATGTAGATATGGATGGGCCGTTATTATTGGCAAAGGATATTGCTGATGGGGTAACCTTTGAAGAAGGCGTAATACACTATAGTGATAGACCAGGAATTGGAGCGGTCCTATATTCAGAATAA
- a CDS encoding carboxymuconolactone decarboxylase family protein, translating into MPLVNPLPPDYDEETKELAEFFNETLGFCPNSVLTMQRRPAISKAFINLNKAVMANEGRVTSPLKRMIAWVSSNAAGCRYCQAHAIRAAERYGAEAEKLENIWDYKTHPAFSEAERAALDFSLAASVIPNTVDENIKTNLYLYWDEGEIVEMLGVISLFGYLNRWNDSMATSIEEGAVESGKQFLGKHGWTKGKHQ; encoded by the coding sequence ATGCCATTGGTTAATCCCCTTCCACCTGATTATGACGAAGAAACAAAGGAATTAGCAGAATTCTTCAATGAAACCTTAGGATTTTGTCCTAACTCAGTACTTACAATGCAGAGACGACCAGCCATTTCAAAGGCTTTTATCAACTTAAATAAGGCTGTAATGGCCAATGAGGGCCGAGTTACCTCCCCATTAAAAAGAATGATTGCCTGGGTAAGCAGCAATGCAGCTGGTTGTAGATATTGCCAAGCACATGCCATAAGGGCGGCAGAACGGTACGGTGCAGAGGCTGAGAAACTTGAAAACATTTGGGACTATAAAACCCATCCCGCTTTTTCTGAGGCAGAACGTGCGGCTTTAGATTTTAGTTTGGCTGCCAGCGTTATTCCAAATACGGTAGACGAAAATATTAAAACCAATCTTTATCTATATTGGGATGAGGGTGAAATTGTTGAAATGTTGGGTGTTATTTCGCTATTCGGTTATCTAAACCGCTGGAACGATTCTATGGCCACCTCAATAGAGGAGGGCGCGGTTGAAAGTGGCAAACAATTTCTCGGAAAACACGGTTGGACCAAAGGGAAACACCAATAA
- the rsmI gene encoding 16S rRNA (cytidine(1402)-2'-O)-methyltransferase — translation MSKLYLVPTPIGNLKDMTFRAIEVLKEVDLILAEDTRTSGKLLKHFEIDTPMQSYHMHNEHKKLDYYIKVLQGGSTIALISDAGTPAISDPGFLLTRACIENQIEIECLPGATAFVPALVNSGLPNDKFLFEGFLPVKKGRHTRLTELAEETRTMVFYESPHKFLKTLANFIEYFGEDRLISVSRELTKMFEETKRGTIKQVLDYYSSKPPKGEIVIVLGGKK, via the coding sequence ATGTCTAAATTATATCTTGTTCCTACACCTATAGGAAATTTAAAAGACATGACGTTCAGGGCTATTGAGGTTTTAAAAGAAGTAGACCTTATCCTTGCAGAAGATACGCGAACTTCAGGAAAACTCCTTAAACATTTCGAGATTGATACCCCTATGCAATCTTACCATATGCATAATGAGCATAAAAAATTAGATTACTATATAAAAGTTTTACAAGGAGGTTCCACAATCGCATTAATTTCAGATGCAGGGACCCCGGCCATCTCGGATCCTGGATTTTTATTGACCCGTGCCTGTATTGAAAATCAAATTGAAATAGAATGCCTACCAGGTGCAACGGCGTTTGTCCCTGCGCTTGTTAATTCTGGATTACCGAATGATAAATTTTTATTTGAAGGATTCTTACCAGTTAAAAAAGGCCGCCATACACGTTTAACTGAGTTGGCAGAAGAAACTCGAACCATGGTTTTTTATGAATCCCCTCATAAATTCCTGAAAACACTTGCAAATTTTATTGAATATTTTGGTGAAGATCGCCTAATCTCTGTTTCCAGGGAACTTACAAAAATGTTTGAGGAAACTAAAAGGGGTACCATAAAGCAAGTTCTGGATTATTACTCCTCTAAACCCCCAAAAGGTGAAATAGTTATTGTTTTAGGAGGCAAGAAATAA
- a CDS encoding thymidine kinase, with protein MFLENTVNHKEQFGWIEVICGSMFSGKTEELIRRLKRAKFARQKVEIFKPAIDQRYHEEMVVSHDSNEIRSTPVPAAANIPILADGCDVVGIDEAQFFDDEIVRVCNDLANKGVRVIVAGLDMDFKGNPFGPMPNLMATAEYVTKVHAICTRTGNLAQYSYRKSNSNNLVLLGETEEYEPLSRAAFYKAMLRDKVRNMNVNDPEEIIVNPKQSNAKG; from the coding sequence ATGTTTCTCGAAAATACCGTAAATCATAAGGAACAATTCGGATGGATTGAGGTCATCTGTGGATCAATGTTCTCTGGCAAAACAGAGGAACTAATTCGTAGATTGAAACGTGCCAAATTTGCCCGTCAAAAGGTAGAAATTTTTAAACCGGCCATAGACCAGCGTTACCATGAAGAAATGGTAGTTTCCCATGATTCTAATGAGATTAGATCTACACCTGTTCCAGCAGCAGCTAACATTCCAATACTGGCAGATGGTTGTGATGTTGTTGGAATTGATGAAGCCCAATTTTTTGATGATGAAATAGTCCGGGTTTGTAACGACTTGGCTAATAAGGGTGTGCGTGTTATTGTAGCCGGCCTCGATATGGATTTTAAAGGAAACCCTTTTGGACCAATGCCTAATTTAATGGCAACCGCAGAGTACGTAACCAAGGTTCATGCAATTTGTACCAGAACAGGAAATTTGGCCCAATATAGTTACCGTAAATCCAATAGCAATAACCTTGTGCTATTAGGAGAAACCGAAGAGTACGAACCCCTTAGCAGAGCGGCATTTTATAAAGCAATGCTGAGGGACAAAGTTAGGAACATGAATGTCAATGATCCCGAAGAAATTATAGTAAACCCTAAACAATCCAATGCCAAAGGCTGA
- the alr gene encoding alanine racemase: MPKAEQTVIEINLNALTQNFNFLKSKLEPDTRFLAVVKAFGYGSDAVIVSSHLEKLGADYLAVAFTSEGVHLRQEGIKLPILVLHPQITDFKTIIDYCLEPNLYSFRVLESFIETCTELDLNNYPVHIKFNTGLNRLGFRSSDIKNVSELLKNGNYIKVRSIFSHLAASDDLLKDAFTRNQIEDFQNIFKELTDNLGYRPIQHILNTSGILNYPEAQFDMVRSGIGLYGFGNSPLFKNNLTPIITVKSIISQIHEIEPGESVGYNFGFVSDTYRRTATIPIGHADGIGRQYGQGKGYVTINEERAIIVGNVCMDMLMVDVTNINCEEGDEVVVFGQFPDAEEFSSTADTISYELLTGLSRRIKRIVNS; the protein is encoded by the coding sequence ATGCCAAAGGCTGAGCAGACGGTAATTGAAATTAACTTAAATGCTCTAACCCAAAACTTCAATTTTTTAAAATCCAAATTAGAGCCCGATACCAGATTTTTAGCTGTGGTTAAAGCTTTTGGGTATGGAAGCGATGCCGTAATAGTTTCATCGCATTTAGAGAAATTAGGCGCAGATTATTTAGCTGTTGCATTTACGTCTGAAGGCGTTCATTTAAGACAGGAAGGTATTAAGCTTCCTATTTTAGTACTACATCCACAGATTACTGATTTCAAAACCATTATCGATTATTGTTTAGAACCAAATCTTTATTCATTTAGGGTATTAGAATCATTTATTGAAACCTGCACAGAATTAGATTTAAACAACTATCCAGTTCATATTAAATTTAATACTGGATTAAATAGATTAGGTTTTCGATCAAGCGATATTAAAAACGTCTCAGAATTACTGAAAAATGGAAATTATATCAAAGTGAGGTCGATTTTTTCTCATCTTGCGGCGAGTGATGACTTATTAAAGGATGCTTTCACCAGGAACCAAATTGAGGATTTTCAGAATATATTCAAAGAACTAACTGATAATTTGGGTTATCGACCTATTCAACATATTTTGAATACATCTGGAATTTTAAATTATCCGGAAGCCCAATTTGATATGGTGCGATCGGGCATAGGCCTTTATGGATTTGGAAATTCACCTTTATTCAAAAACAATCTTACTCCTATAATTACCGTAAAATCGATTATTTCTCAAATTCATGAAATTGAGCCAGGGGAAAGTGTAGGTTATAACTTCGGTTTTGTAAGTGATACTTATAGACGTACAGCCACTATTCCTATAGGCCATGCTGATGGAATCGGCCGTCAATATGGACAAGGAAAAGGTTATGTTACCATCAATGAAGAACGGGCCATAATTGTTGGAAATGTTTGTATGGATATGCTCATGGTAGATGTAACAAATATCAACTGTGAGGAAGGAGATGAAGTCGTAGTTTTTGGTCAATTTCCTGACGCCGAAGAATTCTCCTCAACCGCAGATACTATATCCTATGAACTATTAACCGGTTTATCTAGAAGAATTAAACGCATCGTAAATTCATAG
- the mscL gene encoding large conductance mechanosensitive channel protein MscL, which translates to MLKEFRDFIMTGNVIDLAVAVILAGAVGLVVTGFTNDIMMPIVGHYAGGMDFADMKLILDEAVTNAEGEVVEPENAIMYGKWINAIINLIIVGFVLFIIVKAYNSTKKPKEEAPAPPPGPTEIDLLKEIRDELKRKV; encoded by the coding sequence ATGCTAAAAGAATTTAGAGATTTTATTATGACCGGCAATGTCATTGATTTGGCAGTTGCGGTTATTTTAGCCGGTGCCGTTGGCTTGGTCGTTACTGGATTTACAAACGATATTATGATGCCAATTGTAGGCCATTATGCTGGAGGTATGGACTTCGCAGATATGAAATTAATACTTGACGAAGCGGTAACTAATGCAGAAGGAGAAGTTGTAGAGCCAGAAAATGCCATTATGTATGGCAAATGGATCAATGCAATTATTAATTTAATCATTGTTGGTTTCGTGTTGTTTATAATTGTGAAAGCCTACAATTCCACTAAAAAGCCAAAAGAAGAGGCACCAGCTCCACCTCCAGGTCCTACCGAAATAGACTTACTCAAGGAAATCAGGGACGAATTGAAAAGAAAAGTTTAG
- a CDS encoding aspartate-semialdehyde dehydrogenase, whose product MKVAVVGATGMVGHVMLKVLEERNFPVTELLPVASEKSVGKTIKFKDKDYKIIGLQDAVNERPDIALFSAGGGTSLDWAPKFAEVGTTVVDNSSAWRMDATKKLVVPEINADILTKEDKIIANPNCSTIQMVMALAPLHKKYKIKRIVVSTYQSVSGTGVKAVKQLENEIAGIEGEMAYFYPISRNAIPHCDVFENNGYTKEEMKLVRETQKILDDRSIAVTATAVRIPTAGGHSEAVNVEFENDFDLKDVRHLLESTPGVVVQDDLEKNSYPMPILAHDKDEVFVGRIRRDESQPNTLNMWIVSDNLRKGAATNTIQIAEYLVKEELV is encoded by the coding sequence ATGAAAGTTGCAGTTGTAGGTGCCACCGGTATGGTCGGCCATGTGATGCTAAAAGTCCTAGAAGAAAGAAATTTTCCCGTTACTGAATTGTTGCCAGTGGCTTCAGAAAAATCTGTTGGCAAGACCATTAAGTTTAAGGATAAGGATTATAAGATTATTGGATTGCAGGATGCGGTTAATGAAAGACCAGATATTGCATTGTTTTCTGCTGGTGGTGGCACTTCCTTAGATTGGGCACCAAAATTTGCAGAAGTTGGTACAACCGTGGTAGATAATTCTTCAGCATGGAGAATGGATGCCACCAAAAAGTTAGTGGTACCAGAAATAAATGCGGATATATTAACAAAAGAGGATAAAATTATCGCGAACCCTAATTGCTCAACCATACAAATGGTAATGGCATTAGCACCGCTTCATAAAAAATATAAGATTAAACGTATTGTCGTTTCAACTTACCAGTCTGTTTCCGGAACTGGTGTAAAGGCAGTTAAACAACTAGAAAATGAAATTGCTGGCATTGAAGGAGAAATGGCCTATTTCTACCCAATAAGTAGAAATGCAATACCTCATTGCGATGTTTTCGAAAACAATGGGTACACAAAAGAGGAAATGAAATTGGTTCGTGAAACCCAAAAAATCCTTGATGACCGTTCTATAGCTGTTACAGCAACAGCTGTAAGAATCCCTACCGCAGGAGGACACAGTGAAGCGGTTAATGTTGAGTTTGAAAATGATTTCGATTTGAAAGATGTTCGCCATCTTTTGGAATCTACTCCTGGAGTAGTTGTTCAAGACGATTTAGAAAAAAATAGTTACCCAATGCCAATCTTGGCTCATGATAAAGATGAGGTATTTGTTGGAAGGATTCGCAGAGATGAATCTCAGCCCAATACATTGAATATGTGGATTGTAAGTGACAACCTAAGAAAGGGAGCCGCTACAAATACAATTCAAATAGCGGAATATTTAGTAAAGGAAGAATTGGTTTAA
- a CDS encoding FG-GAP-like repeat-containing protein yields MYSLSIVGFAQSFDNCTAASNATAITPGNFTINAINGNDLPSTVCDGVNSGAITAVEWLKYTPTQDHTVVISSDLNVNGDKDTRVNIYTGSCGSLTCLVGDDDSGAYEGTNGMSLLSYIEFNVTSGTTYYIVWNNFWSSNGFDFALTEYPVKTPSDRSSAVTFSQTNADILGAYDRGLFDINGDHLDDWVSIDPTRININLQNANGTYTKVTKTTTLADYEPAWSMAAGDFNADGYADLIYGGSDGATFMKSNQTGNSGFSSVEYIEISGPEDVFCQRTNFVDIDNDGSLDGFACYDLGPSVTYYNDGSGNLTFSNSNGLGGYVSGGNYGSIFIDVDNDGDVDMFMSKCSGGVLIQRKTNELYINNGDGTYTEMAVSAGLADIIQAWSAAWGDFDNDGDLDVVIGSYERNDHQVMRNNGDLTFTDVTPGSGIGIGDRGKEILAGDFNNDGYLDVLMRNSLLYGNGDLTFTKETTVADGAIGDANNDGFLDIFDNFLYINNGNSNNYLKVVAIGDQAGGFSNINGIGARVEIKSTLGTQIRDIVSGVGFTYMSSLTAHFGIKSDTSIEYVKVYWPSGVVDTINSPNINQTLVITEGQTLSTIEKESNSISLYPNPTRDKVYLKSNTVNLQNATFSIYDITGKTIANGHLRSGEIEFSNFSSGHYILKITEGNLTKHWKILKQ; encoded by the coding sequence ATGTATTCATTATCAATTGTCGGATTTGCCCAAAGTTTCGATAATTGTACGGCTGCAAGTAATGCCACAGCTATTACTCCTGGAAACTTTACTATTAATGCAATTAATGGTAATGACCTTCCCAGTACAGTCTGTGATGGAGTGAATTCAGGCGCCATAACTGCAGTTGAATGGTTAAAATATACTCCGACACAAGACCATACCGTTGTAATATCTTCAGATTTAAATGTAAATGGAGATAAAGACACAAGGGTAAACATTTATACTGGGTCATGTGGTTCGCTGACCTGTCTGGTGGGTGATGACGATTCGGGAGCTTATGAGGGAACTAATGGTATGTCGTTGCTTTCTTATATTGAATTTAATGTTACCTCTGGCACAACTTATTATATTGTATGGAACAACTTTTGGTCATCCAATGGATTTGACTTTGCGCTTACGGAATATCCTGTAAAAACTCCGTCAGACCGGTCTTCTGCAGTAACTTTTTCTCAAACCAACGCTGATATTTTAGGCGCTTATGACAGGGGCCTTTTCGATATAAATGGGGATCATTTAGATGATTGGGTCTCTATAGACCCAACACGGATTAACATTAATCTTCAAAATGCAAATGGCACTTATACAAAGGTTACAAAAACTACAACCCTTGCAGATTATGAGCCTGCCTGGAGTATGGCTGCCGGGGATTTTAATGCTGATGGATATGCGGATTTGATCTATGGCGGTAGCGATGGTGCTACTTTTATGAAATCCAATCAAACAGGTAATTCAGGTTTTAGTTCTGTGGAATACATTGAGATTTCTGGCCCTGAAGATGTTTTTTGCCAACGTACCAATTTTGTTGATATCGACAATGATGGTTCCTTGGATGGATTTGCTTGTTATGATTTGGGACCAAGTGTAACTTATTATAATGATGGTTCTGGAAATTTAACTTTTAGTAATTCAAATGGTTTGGGCGGCTATGTAAGTGGGGGTAATTACGGTTCCATTTTTATTGATGTTGATAACGATGGAGATGTCGATATGTTTATGTCCAAGTGTTCGGGAGGAGTTCTTATTCAAAGGAAAACCAACGAGCTCTATATAAATAATGGGGATGGAACATATACTGAAATGGCAGTTTCTGCTGGATTAGCAGACATTATCCAAGCATGGTCAGCTGCTTGGGGTGATTTCGACAATGATGGTGACTTGGATGTTGTTATAGGTTCATATGAAAGAAATGACCATCAAGTAATGCGCAATAATGGGGATTTAACCTTTACAGATGTTACTCCGGGTTCAGGCATTGGGATTGGCGACAGGGGTAAAGAAATATTAGCAGGAGACTTTAACAATGATGGATACCTTGACGTACTTATGCGTAATTCATTGCTTTATGGAAATGGTGATCTTACATTTACCAAAGAAACGACTGTGGCGGATGGCGCAATTGGTGATGCGAACAATGATGGCTTCTTAGACATTTTTGACAATTTCCTTTACATCAATAATGGTAACAGTAATAATTATTTAAAGGTTGTTGCCATAGGCGATCAAGCCGGTGGTTTTAGTAATATTAATGGTATTGGCGCAAGAGTTGAAATAAAATCAACACTTGGAACTCAAATTAGGGATATTGTTAGTGGGGTAGGATTTACATATATGAGTTCGTTAACTGCTCATTTTGGTATTAAATCAGATACATCAATAGAATATGTTAAGGTTTATTGGCCTTCTGGAGTTGTTGATACAATAAACTCTCCAAATATTAATCAAACATTGGTAATTACTGAAGGTCAAACTTTGAGCACAATTGAAAAAGAATCAAATTCAATCTCTCTCTACCCTAATCCTACAAGAGATAAGGTCTATCTAAAATCAAATACCGTCAACCTGCAAAATGCAACATTTTCTATTTATGACATAACTGGAAAAACTATAGCTAATGGTCACTTACGTAGTGGTGAAATAGAATTTTCAAACTTTAGTTCTGGACATTATATCTTAAAAATAACTGAGGGCAATCTCACAAAACATTGGAAAATCCTAAAACAATAA